The Arachis hypogaea cultivar Tifrunner chromosome 19, arahy.Tifrunner.gnm2.J5K5, whole genome shotgun sequence genome has a window encoding:
- the LOC112775826 gene encoding uncharacterized protein isoform X1: protein MALIHRTEDNLEASSRGMLRPAKKPNEWPCRMLLPLQRLEWKALRQAFSSSRQRNKTLWNFLLNSPLGCLMRKESFLVLLAAQFRYGKMVLLLRYMACNLCSCKSSLLSSKSYTYRSKKSRICNYLFSGCSGCR from the exons ATGGCTCTCATTCATAGAACAGAAGACAACTTAGAGGCATCTAGTAGGGGAATG TTAAGACCCGCAAAGAAGCCAAACGAATGGCCTTGTCGGATGCTATTGCCTCTGCAAAGGCTAGAGTGGAAGGCCTTAAGGCAAGCATTTAGCAGCAGCAGACAAAGAAACAAGACTTTGTGGAATTTCCTGCTCAACAGTCCTTTG GGCTGTTTGATGAGAAAGGAAAGCTTCTTGGTTCTTCTAGCAGCCCAATTCAGATATGGAAAGATGGTGCTTTTGTTGAG ATATATGGCTTGCAATCTGTGCAGCTGTAAAAGCAGCTTGCTCTCAAGCAAAAGTTACACCTACAGAAGTAAGAAGTCTAGGATTTGCAACTACTTGTTCTCTGG TTGCAGTGGATGTCGATAG
- the LOC112775826 gene encoding uncharacterized protein isoform X2: MALIHRTEDNLEASSRGMLRPAKKPNEWPCRMLLPLQRLEWKALRQAFSSSRQRNKTLWNFLLNSPLGCLMRKESFLVLLAAQFRYGKMVLLLSNPPQIYGLQSVQL; encoded by the exons ATGGCTCTCATTCATAGAACAGAAGACAACTTAGAGGCATCTAGTAGGGGAATG TTAAGACCCGCAAAGAAGCCAAACGAATGGCCTTGTCGGATGCTATTGCCTCTGCAAAGGCTAGAGTGGAAGGCCTTAAGGCAAGCATTTAGCAGCAGCAGACAAAGAAACAAGACTTTGTGGAATTTCCTGCTCAACAGTCCTTTG GGCTGTTTGATGAGAAAGGAAAGCTTCTTGGTTCTTCTAGCAGCCCAATTCAGATATGGAAAGATGGTGCTTTTGTTGAG CAATCCTCCACAGATATATGGCTTGCAATCTGTGCAGCTGTAA